Genomic window (Candidatus Binatia bacterium):
GGCGCAAGGCTTCGAAGTAGGGAGGTTCCTTAATCTCGGCGGCTTCTCTAATCGGCACTCTTGTCGCGCCTCGTCGGGGAGCTTTCGGTGGTTCGTCTTGATCTTCGGCGGGCACGAGGGCTTCTACTGATTTCGGCCGGGCGCGGGAGCCACTGCCGGTTCCCGTTCCCCGATCGTGCACAGCAGCACCACCGAGCACTTTCACCGTTACTGGGCGCGGGCAATGCCTAGTCGGCCAGTACCTCGTCGGCGAAGTACGCGGCGCCCAGCAGCGCGGCCCGGGGATTCGTGGAGACCCACACGTCGAGACTCATCATCATCTCCGTGAAGCGACCCTTGTCCGTGAAGCCCCGTAAAAAACTGCCGTTGGTCAGGAACGACAAATTCTTTGGTGCGATACCGCCGCCGACGAAGACGCCGCCGTATGTGAGCGCCCGCAGCGCCATGTTGCCCGCCTCGGCGCCGTAAAGCTCGCAGAAGAGATTCATGGTGGCCAGACAGATGGCCTCACCGGACTCCGCCGCTTCCCCCGAGACGGTGGCACTCGGATCGCCCGCGGCGATCTTCTCCGCCAACCAGGCGGGCTCGGTTTGCCGACCGGTGTCCCGCAGGAACTCGTAGATCTCGTAAACCCCGGGCCCGGACAGCACCCGCTCGCAGCTCACGCGTCCCCCCAGCTTCCGTCGGAGGTAGTGCAGGAGATCGACCTCTTGCTCTGTGCGCGGCGCAAAGTCGGAGTGGCCGCCTTCGGTCGCTATCGGCCGATGACGCCCTCCGTCCCAGTAGAGGTAGGCTTCACCTAGGCCGGTCCCCGCAGCAATCACCGCAATGTTGCCCCGACGACGCGGGCGTCGGCCCACGTTCAGCTGCACCAGGTCCGACTTCGGAAGGTGGAGCACGCCGTACGCGGTCCCCTCGAGGTCGTTCAGCAACTTCACTCGCGGCGCCCTTACGGTGCTCGCCAGAGCACCTTCGTCGAGGCTCCACGGAAGATTCGTCGTCTCGCAGGCACCGTCGACAACCGGCCCGGCGACCGCGAAGCACGCACCGCGCAGCGGCGGACGACCCGCGTTCGA
Coding sequences:
- the glk gene encoding glucokinase; the encoded protein is MILAGDIGGTKTVLALFEQTDDGIEVVHEEQAASQGPKTFDEILEPFLSNAGRPPLRGACFAVAGPVVDGACETTNLPWSLDEGALASTVRAPRVKLLNDLEGTAYGVLHLPKSDLVQLNVGRRPRRRGNIAVIAAGTGLGEAYLYWDGGRHRPIATEGGHSDFAPRTEQEVDLLHYLRRKLGGRVSCERVLSGPGVYEIYEFLRDTGRQTEPAWLAEKIAAGDPSATVSGEAAESGEAICLATMNLFCELYGAEAGNMALRALTYGGVFVGGGIAPKNLSFLTNGSFLRGFTDKGRFTEMMMSLDVWVSTNPRAALLGAAYFADEVLAD